A part of Thiomicrorhabdus sediminis genomic DNA contains:
- the secY gene encoding preprotein translocase subunit SecY, with protein sequence MNSSVASGMGDLKNKILFVLGALIVYRLGTHIPVPSIDPVALAAMFEQQKGTILDMFNMFSGGALERLSIFALGIMPYISASIIMQLLTVVSPTLEQLKKDGEAGRRKITQYTRYGTVVLATFQALGVAIALESQNVNGMAVVIDPGLMFKITAVITLVGGTIFLMWLGEQITERGIGNGISLIIFAGIVAGLPSALGGTFEQVNTGAMHAITVFILLALVFAVIAFVVFVERGQRRIPVHYAQKMRGRKLYGGQESHLPLKLNMAGVIPPIFASSIILFPASLGGWFGSAEGLGWLKDIATTMSPGQPLYIFLYAMAIIFFCFFYTAIVFNPKETADNLRKSGAYLPGIRPGAQTARHIDTIMGRLTLAGAIYITAVCLLPEFLILYWNVPFYFGGTSLLIIVIVVMDFMTAIQAQMQSNQYESMMKKANLKGR encoded by the coding sequence ATGAATAGTTCTGTTGCATCAGGTATGGGTGATTTGAAAAACAAAATTTTATTTGTTTTAGGTGCTCTAATCGTTTATCGATTAGGGACTCATATCCCTGTACCATCAATTGATCCAGTTGCTCTGGCAGCAATGTTTGAACAGCAAAAGGGTACCATTTTAGACATGTTTAACATGTTCTCGGGTGGTGCCCTTGAGCGTTTATCCATCTTTGCTTTAGGTATCATGCCTTATATTTCGGCATCGATTATTATGCAGTTACTAACGGTGGTTTCACCTACGTTGGAACAGCTTAAGAAAGATGGTGAAGCTGGGCGTCGCAAAATCACCCAGTACACCCGTTACGGGACTGTGGTGCTTGCGACATTCCAAGCCTTAGGTGTTGCGATTGCACTGGAATCTCAAAACGTAAACGGTATGGCCGTTGTAATTGATCCGGGTCTGATGTTTAAGATCACGGCAGTCATTACATTGGTTGGTGGAACCATCTTCTTGATGTGGCTTGGTGAGCAGATCACTGAGCGTGGTATTGGTAACGGTATTTCGTTGATTATCTTTGCCGGTATCGTAGCGGGTCTTCCATCAGCACTTGGCGGTACTTTTGAACAGGTAAACACTGGTGCGATGCATGCTATTACAGTATTCATCCTATTGGCGTTAGTTTTTGCGGTCATCGCGTTCGTAGTATTTGTAGAACGTGGTCAGCGTCGAATTCCTGTTCATTACGCACAGAAGATGCGTGGACGTAAGCTATATGGCGGTCAAGAGTCACATCTACCGCTTAAGCTTAATATGGCCGGAGTGATTCCTCCTATCTTTGCTTCCAGCATTATCCTGTTCCCAGCCTCTTTAGGTGGTTGGTTTGGTTCTGCGGAAGGTCTAGGGTGGTTGAAGGACATCGCAACGACGATGTCACCTGGTCAGCCTCTATATATCTTCTTGTATGCAATGGCTATCATCTTCTTCTGTTTCTTTTATACAGCGATTGTTTTCAATCCAAAAGAGACAGCGGATAACTTAAGAAAATCAGGTGCCTATTTACCAGGTATCCGCCCTGGTGCGCAGACAGCTCGTCATATTGACACTATTATGGGTCGACTAACTTTAGCCGGTGCCATTTATATCACTGCTGTTTGTTTGTTACCGGAATTCTTAATTTTGTATTGGAACGTTCCATTCTACTTCGGTGGAACTTCACTACTGATCATAGTAATCGTGGTGATGGATTTTATGACTGCCATACAGGCACAAATGCAATCTAATCAGTATGAAAGCATGATGAAAAAAGCAAATTTAAAGGGTAGATAA
- the rpsK gene encoding 30S ribosomal protein S11 yields the protein MAKANSRVKKKVKQVVTDAVAHVHASFNNTIVTITDRQGNALCWATSGGSGFRGSRKSTPFAAQVAAERAGQMAHDYGVKNMEVMVKGPGPGRDSAVRGLHSAGFKITSISDVTPIPHNGCRPPKKRRV from the coding sequence ATGGCAAAAGCAAATTCGCGTGTTAAAAAGAAAGTAAAACAGGTCGTAACTGATGCAGTTGCGCATGTTCATGCTAGTTTTAATAACACAATTGTGACTATCACAGATCGTCAAGGTAACGCACTGTGCTGGGCAACTTCAGGCGGTAGCGGTTTCCGTGGTTCTCGTAAGAGTACACCTTTCGCTGCACAGGTTGCTGCAGAACGAGCTGGTCAAATGGCTCACGACTATGGTGTTAAGAACATGGAAGTAATGGTTAAAGGTCCAGGACCTGGCCGTGATTCTGCTGTTCGTGGTTTACATAGTGCTGGTTTCAAGATTACATCAATTTCTGATGTAACTCCGATTCCTCACAATGGTTGCCGTCCACCTAAGAAACGTCGCGTTTAA
- the rpsM gene encoding 30S ribosomal protein S13 — protein MARIAGVNIPVNKHIVIGLTSIYGIGSTSAQKVCAAVGIEPSTKVRELTEDQLEALRSEVTNYTIEGDLRREVSMNIKRLMDMGCYRGIRHRRSLPLRGQRTKTNARTRKGPVRPIKR, from the coding sequence ATGGCTCGTATTGCCGGCGTAAACATTCCAGTAAACAAGCACATTGTTATTGGATTGACTTCAATCTACGGGATTGGCTCAACTTCTGCACAGAAAGTTTGTGCAGCTGTAGGTATTGAGCCAAGCACGAAGGTTCGAGAGCTAACTGAAGATCAGTTAGAAGCACTTCGTTCAGAAGTTACAAATTATACAATCGAAGGTGATCTTCGTCGTGAAGTATCTATGAATATCAAGCGTTTGATGGACATGGGTTGCTACCGAGGAATTCGCCACCGTCGTAGTCTGCCACTTCGCGGACAGCGTACAAAGACTAATGCACGTACTCGTAAAGGTCCTGTAAGACCTATTAAGAGATAA
- the rpsD gene encoding 30S ribosomal protein S4: MARYIGPKCKLARREGTDLFLKSGVRSIESKCKIDQLPGQHGAGRKRVTEYGLQLREKQKVRRMYGVLEKKFRLYYKEADRRKGSTGVNLLQILESRLDNVVYRMGFAATRAEARQLVSHKAVMVNGQSVNIPSFEVNAGDVVSIREKSRNQSRIATALEINAQSGTVSWVEVNKSAFEGTFKNVPDRSDLSADISENLIVELYSK, translated from the coding sequence ATGGCTAGATATATTGGTCCAAAGTGTAAACTTGCTCGTCGTGAAGGTACAGATCTTTTCCTAAAAAGCGGTGTTCGTAGCATCGAATCTAAGTGTAAGATCGATCAGCTACCTGGTCAGCACGGTGCAGGACGTAAGCGCGTAACAGAATACGGCTTACAGTTACGTGAAAAACAAAAAGTTCGTCGTATGTATGGCGTACTTGAAAAGAAATTCCGCCTTTATTATAAAGAAGCGGATCGTCGTAAGGGTTCAACAGGTGTTAACCTTTTACAAATTCTTGAGAGCCGTTTAGATAACGTTGTTTATCGTATGGGCTTCGCTGCTACACGCGCTGAAGCACGTCAGTTGGTTTCTCATAAAGCTGTAATGGTAAACGGTCAATCAGTTAACATTCCTTCATTTGAAGTGAATGCTGGTGACGTGGTTTCAATTCGAGAGAAGTCTCGTAACCAATCTCGTATCGCGACTGCATTAGAAATTAATGCACAGTCAGGTACAGTAAGCTGGGTTGAAGTTAACAAGTCTGCGTTTGAAGGTACATTCAAGAATGTTCCTGATCGTTCAGATCTATCTGCTGATATTTCAGAAAACTTA